The Erythrolamprus reginae isolate rEryReg1 chromosome 5, rEryReg1.hap1, whole genome shotgun sequence genome window below encodes:
- the ANKUB1 gene encoding protein ANKUB1 isoform X5 translates to MNKCWLYDDYFHVPLSEDKQGRRYLELIHAGAVLKDNWVLADEEDKPVFYVYNPVTHQRLPIMGRISLLSSKISELKTLVTLKCGFPSSIYCLRTPEGREMFDCNTPNDYQLDIGTTLRLDVWNGWREFLTSCILGNKSKIQYYLSKEEPVFRYQRRVALYLAAFFGHLQVSIWLLKKGVNPIEAIGVHPYREWCQEDDHSDNMKCPVHAAAEAGQLMILKAFVNFSAVSLECQNSAGQTPLQLCIRHRHKDCVLYLVTKLWSVVSYPTFSLPIKIYIKLKLWLLKSQNNLYSVKKYNPAAVFKTRVGDVVFVNGFTKPEMTSRGFCSAMIKHASSKGCTLPDLNNRIQHEQSRYHFTKSDMYLQEKIVRLPPVAGAKKRDSKHRHWQKRKSRKKNTRLNEEYMDQNMCLARVPLPSNSLLKPAYYYSIPNVEFLLNTSLESFSEYCGRTPRENAIYCLAIASEFKEKRWLQQLDIARTLARKSICKPTY, encoded by the exons ATGAACAAATGTTGGTTGTATGAT GATTATTTTCATGTTCCGCTTTCTGAAGACAAACAAGGCAGGAGATACTTGGAGCTGATACATGCAGGAGCGGTGCTAAAGGACAACTGGGTGCTTGCTGAT GAAGAAGACAAGCCAGTTTTCTATGTATATAATCCAGTCACTCATCAAAGATTGCCCATAATGGGAAGGATTTCTCTTCTTTCATCAAAGATTTCAGAGCTGAAAACTTTAGTGACCTTGAAATGTGGTTTTCCAAGTAGCATTTATTGTCTCAGGACTCCAGAGGGCAGAGAAATGTTTGACTGCAATACTCCCAACGATTATCAGTTAGATATAG GCACAACTCTTCGTTTGGATGTTTGGAATGGATGGAGAGAATTCTTGACCAGCTGTATCCTAGGAAACAAATCCAAGATCCAGTACTATCTGTCAAAGGAAGAACCAGTATTCAG ATATCAAAGGAGAGTAGCTCTTTACCTGGCAGCCTTTTTTGGACACCTTCAGGTTTCAATCTGGCTCTTGAAAAAGGGTGTGAATCCCATTGAAGCCATTGGTGTGCATCCTTATCGTGAATGGTGTCAGGAAGATGACCATTCTGACAACATGAAATGCCCCGTTCATGCAGCTGCAGAAGCAGGCCAGCTTATGATACTGAAAGCGTTTGTTAATTTCAGTGCAGTATCCCTTGAATGCCAAAATTCTGCAGGGCAAACTCCATTGCAGCTATGTATCCGGCACAGACATAAAGAttgtgtattgtatttagtcaccAAGTTGTGGTCGGTGGTTTCTTATCCGACATTCTCTCTGCCCATAAAAATCTATATTAAGTTAAAACTGTGGCTTCTTAAATCTCAAAATAACCTCTATTCGGTCAAGAAGTACAACCCTGCTGCAGTCTTCAAAACACGAGTTGGGGATGTTGTCTTTGTGAATGGTTTCACAAAACCAGAAATGACCTCTAGAGGTTTTTGCTCAGCTATGATCAAACATGCCAGCAGCAAAGGCTGCACACTGCCAGATTTAAATAATCGGATTCAACATGAGCAATCTCGGTACCATTTTACCAAATCTGATATGTACCTCCAAGAGAAAATTGTTAGATTACCTCCAGTGGCAGGTGCAAAGAAGAGAGATAGCAAACATAGACACTGGCAAAAAAGAAAGTCTAGAAAGAAGAATACACGGCTTAATGAAGAATATATGGACCAAAATATGTGTTTAGCAAGAGTTCCTCTACCTTCTAATTCTCTCCTCAAGCCAGCTTATTATTATTCCATACCTAACGTAGAGTTTCTCTTAAATACTTCCCTGGAGTCATTTTCGGAATACTGTGGAAGAACTCCAAGAGAGAATGCAATCTACTGCTTAGCCATAGCCAG TGAATTTAAAGAGAAGCGTTGGCTGCAACAATTGGACATTGCAAGAACCTTAGCTAGAAAAAGTATATGTAAACCTACATACTAA
- the ANKUB1 gene encoding protein ANKUB1 isoform X3, whose amino-acid sequence MNKCWLYDDYFHVPLSEDKQGRRYLELIHAGAVLKDNWVLADVGITLSSSIKCVIKEEDKPVFYVYNPVTHQRLPIMGRISLLSSKISELKTLVTLKCGFPSSIYCLRTPEGREMFDCNTPNDYQLDIGTTLRLDVWNGWREFLTSCILGNKSKIQYYLSKEEPVFRYQRRVALYLAAFFGHLQVSIWLLKKGVNPIEAIGVHPYREWCQEDDHSDNMKCPVHAAAEAGQLMILKAFVNFSAVSLECQNSAGQTPLQLCIRHRHKDCVLYLVTKLWSVVSYPTFSLPIKIYIKLKLWLLKSQNNLYSVKKYNPAAVFKTRVGDVVFVNGFTKPEMTSRGFCSAMIKHASSKGCTLPDLNNRIQHEQSRYHFTKSDMYLQEKIVRLPPVAGAKKRDSKHRHWQKRKSRKKNTRLNEEYMDQNMCLARVPLPSNSLLKPAYYYSIPNVEFLLNTSLESFSEYCGRTPRENAIYCLAIASEFKEKRWLQQLDIARTLARKSICKPTY is encoded by the exons ATGAACAAATGTTGGTTGTATGAT GATTATTTTCATGTTCCGCTTTCTGAAGACAAACAAGGCAGGAGATACTTGGAGCTGATACATGCAGGAGCGGTGCTAAAGGACAACTGGGTGCTTGCTGATGTAGGCATTACACTTTCTTCCTCAATTAAATGTGTCATCAAG GAAGAAGACAAGCCAGTTTTCTATGTATATAATCCAGTCACTCATCAAAGATTGCCCATAATGGGAAGGATTTCTCTTCTTTCATCAAAGATTTCAGAGCTGAAAACTTTAGTGACCTTGAAATGTGGTTTTCCAAGTAGCATTTATTGTCTCAGGACTCCAGAGGGCAGAGAAATGTTTGACTGCAATACTCCCAACGATTATCAGTTAGATATAG GCACAACTCTTCGTTTGGATGTTTGGAATGGATGGAGAGAATTCTTGACCAGCTGTATCCTAGGAAACAAATCCAAGATCCAGTACTATCTGTCAAAGGAAGAACCAGTATTCAG ATATCAAAGGAGAGTAGCTCTTTACCTGGCAGCCTTTTTTGGACACCTTCAGGTTTCAATCTGGCTCTTGAAAAAGGGTGTGAATCCCATTGAAGCCATTGGTGTGCATCCTTATCGTGAATGGTGTCAGGAAGATGACCATTCTGACAACATGAAATGCCCCGTTCATGCAGCTGCAGAAGCAGGCCAGCTTATGATACTGAAAGCGTTTGTTAATTTCAGTGCAGTATCCCTTGAATGCCAAAATTCTGCAGGGCAAACTCCATTGCAGCTATGTATCCGGCACAGACATAAAGAttgtgtattgtatttagtcaccAAGTTGTGGTCGGTGGTTTCTTATCCGACATTCTCTCTGCCCATAAAAATCTATATTAAGTTAAAACTGTGGCTTCTTAAATCTCAAAATAACCTCTATTCGGTCAAGAAGTACAACCCTGCTGCAGTCTTCAAAACACGAGTTGGGGATGTTGTCTTTGTGAATGGTTTCACAAAACCAGAAATGACCTCTAGAGGTTTTTGCTCAGCTATGATCAAACATGCCAGCAGCAAAGGCTGCACACTGCCAGATTTAAATAATCGGATTCAACATGAGCAATCTCGGTACCATTTTACCAAATCTGATATGTACCTCCAAGAGAAAATTGTTAGATTACCTCCAGTGGCAGGTGCAAAGAAGAGAGATAGCAAACATAGACACTGGCAAAAAAGAAAGTCTAGAAAGAAGAATACACGGCTTAATGAAGAATATATGGACCAAAATATGTGTTTAGCAAGAGTTCCTCTACCTTCTAATTCTCTCCTCAAGCCAGCTTATTATTATTCCATACCTAACGTAGAGTTTCTCTTAAATACTTCCCTGGAGTCATTTTCGGAATACTGTGGAAGAACTCCAAGAGAGAATGCAATCTACTGCTTAGCCATAGCCAG TGAATTTAAAGAGAAGCGTTGGCTGCAACAATTGGACATTGCAAGAACCTTAGCTAGAAAAAGTATATGTAAACCTACATACTAA
- the ANKUB1 gene encoding protein ANKUB1 isoform X1, whose translation MRIFVAFEGLYESFDISPENTVQDVKLMIKDYFHVPLSEDKQGRRYLELIHAGAVLKDNWVLADVGITLSSSIKCVIKEEDKPVFYVYNPVTHQRLPIMGRISLLSSKISELKTLVTLKCGFPSSIYCLRTPEGREMFDCNTPNDYQLDIGTTLRLDVWNGWREFLTSCILGNKSKIQYYLSKEEPVFRYQRRVALYLAAFFGHLQVSIWLLKKGVNPIEAIGVHPYREWCQEDDHSDNMKCPVHAAAEAGQLMILKAFVNFSAVSLECQNSAGQTPLQLCIRHRHKDCVLYLVTKLWSVVSYPTFSLPIKIYIKLKLWLLKSQNNLYSVKKYNPAAVFKTRVGDVVFVNGFTKPEMTSRGFCSAMIKHASSKGCTLPDLNNRIQHEQSRYHFTKSDMYLQEKIVRLPPVAGAKKRDSKHRHWQKRKSRKKNTRLNEEYMDQNMCLARVPLPSNSLLKPAYYYSIPNVEFLLNTSLESFSEYCGRTPRENAIYCLAIASEFKEKRWLQQLDIARTLARKSICKPTY comes from the exons ATGAGGATATTTGTCGCTTTTGAAGGGCTCTATGAGTCTTTCGACATTTCACCAGAGAATACTGTGCAAGACGTAAAACTGATGATAAAG GATTATTTTCATGTTCCGCTTTCTGAAGACAAACAAGGCAGGAGATACTTGGAGCTGATACATGCAGGAGCGGTGCTAAAGGACAACTGGGTGCTTGCTGATGTAGGCATTACACTTTCTTCCTCAATTAAATGTGTCATCAAG GAAGAAGACAAGCCAGTTTTCTATGTATATAATCCAGTCACTCATCAAAGATTGCCCATAATGGGAAGGATTTCTCTTCTTTCATCAAAGATTTCAGAGCTGAAAACTTTAGTGACCTTGAAATGTGGTTTTCCAAGTAGCATTTATTGTCTCAGGACTCCAGAGGGCAGAGAAATGTTTGACTGCAATACTCCCAACGATTATCAGTTAGATATAG GCACAACTCTTCGTTTGGATGTTTGGAATGGATGGAGAGAATTCTTGACCAGCTGTATCCTAGGAAACAAATCCAAGATCCAGTACTATCTGTCAAAGGAAGAACCAGTATTCAG ATATCAAAGGAGAGTAGCTCTTTACCTGGCAGCCTTTTTTGGACACCTTCAGGTTTCAATCTGGCTCTTGAAAAAGGGTGTGAATCCCATTGAAGCCATTGGTGTGCATCCTTATCGTGAATGGTGTCAGGAAGATGACCATTCTGACAACATGAAATGCCCCGTTCATGCAGCTGCAGAAGCAGGCCAGCTTATGATACTGAAAGCGTTTGTTAATTTCAGTGCAGTATCCCTTGAATGCCAAAATTCTGCAGGGCAAACTCCATTGCAGCTATGTATCCGGCACAGACATAAAGAttgtgtattgtatttagtcaccAAGTTGTGGTCGGTGGTTTCTTATCCGACATTCTCTCTGCCCATAAAAATCTATATTAAGTTAAAACTGTGGCTTCTTAAATCTCAAAATAACCTCTATTCGGTCAAGAAGTACAACCCTGCTGCAGTCTTCAAAACACGAGTTGGGGATGTTGTCTTTGTGAATGGTTTCACAAAACCAGAAATGACCTCTAGAGGTTTTTGCTCAGCTATGATCAAACATGCCAGCAGCAAAGGCTGCACACTGCCAGATTTAAATAATCGGATTCAACATGAGCAATCTCGGTACCATTTTACCAAATCTGATATGTACCTCCAAGAGAAAATTGTTAGATTACCTCCAGTGGCAGGTGCAAAGAAGAGAGATAGCAAACATAGACACTGGCAAAAAAGAAAGTCTAGAAAGAAGAATACACGGCTTAATGAAGAATATATGGACCAAAATATGTGTTTAGCAAGAGTTCCTCTACCTTCTAATTCTCTCCTCAAGCCAGCTTATTATTATTCCATACCTAACGTAGAGTTTCTCTTAAATACTTCCCTGGAGTCATTTTCGGAATACTGTGGAAGAACTCCAAGAGAGAATGCAATCTACTGCTTAGCCATAGCCAG TGAATTTAAAGAGAAGCGTTGGCTGCAACAATTGGACATTGCAAGAACCTTAGCTAGAAAAAGTATATGTAAACCTACATACTAA
- the ANKUB1 gene encoding protein ANKUB1 isoform X2: MRIFVAFEGLYESFDISPENTVQDVKLMIKDYFHVPLSEDKQGRRYLELIHAGAVLKDNWVLADEEDKPVFYVYNPVTHQRLPIMGRISLLSSKISELKTLVTLKCGFPSSIYCLRTPEGREMFDCNTPNDYQLDIGTTLRLDVWNGWREFLTSCILGNKSKIQYYLSKEEPVFRYQRRVALYLAAFFGHLQVSIWLLKKGVNPIEAIGVHPYREWCQEDDHSDNMKCPVHAAAEAGQLMILKAFVNFSAVSLECQNSAGQTPLQLCIRHRHKDCVLYLVTKLWSVVSYPTFSLPIKIYIKLKLWLLKSQNNLYSVKKYNPAAVFKTRVGDVVFVNGFTKPEMTSRGFCSAMIKHASSKGCTLPDLNNRIQHEQSRYHFTKSDMYLQEKIVRLPPVAGAKKRDSKHRHWQKRKSRKKNTRLNEEYMDQNMCLARVPLPSNSLLKPAYYYSIPNVEFLLNTSLESFSEYCGRTPRENAIYCLAIASEFKEKRWLQQLDIARTLARKSICKPTY; this comes from the exons ATGAGGATATTTGTCGCTTTTGAAGGGCTCTATGAGTCTTTCGACATTTCACCAGAGAATACTGTGCAAGACGTAAAACTGATGATAAAG GATTATTTTCATGTTCCGCTTTCTGAAGACAAACAAGGCAGGAGATACTTGGAGCTGATACATGCAGGAGCGGTGCTAAAGGACAACTGGGTGCTTGCTGAT GAAGAAGACAAGCCAGTTTTCTATGTATATAATCCAGTCACTCATCAAAGATTGCCCATAATGGGAAGGATTTCTCTTCTTTCATCAAAGATTTCAGAGCTGAAAACTTTAGTGACCTTGAAATGTGGTTTTCCAAGTAGCATTTATTGTCTCAGGACTCCAGAGGGCAGAGAAATGTTTGACTGCAATACTCCCAACGATTATCAGTTAGATATAG GCACAACTCTTCGTTTGGATGTTTGGAATGGATGGAGAGAATTCTTGACCAGCTGTATCCTAGGAAACAAATCCAAGATCCAGTACTATCTGTCAAAGGAAGAACCAGTATTCAG ATATCAAAGGAGAGTAGCTCTTTACCTGGCAGCCTTTTTTGGACACCTTCAGGTTTCAATCTGGCTCTTGAAAAAGGGTGTGAATCCCATTGAAGCCATTGGTGTGCATCCTTATCGTGAATGGTGTCAGGAAGATGACCATTCTGACAACATGAAATGCCCCGTTCATGCAGCTGCAGAAGCAGGCCAGCTTATGATACTGAAAGCGTTTGTTAATTTCAGTGCAGTATCCCTTGAATGCCAAAATTCTGCAGGGCAAACTCCATTGCAGCTATGTATCCGGCACAGACATAAAGAttgtgtattgtatttagtcaccAAGTTGTGGTCGGTGGTTTCTTATCCGACATTCTCTCTGCCCATAAAAATCTATATTAAGTTAAAACTGTGGCTTCTTAAATCTCAAAATAACCTCTATTCGGTCAAGAAGTACAACCCTGCTGCAGTCTTCAAAACACGAGTTGGGGATGTTGTCTTTGTGAATGGTTTCACAAAACCAGAAATGACCTCTAGAGGTTTTTGCTCAGCTATGATCAAACATGCCAGCAGCAAAGGCTGCACACTGCCAGATTTAAATAATCGGATTCAACATGAGCAATCTCGGTACCATTTTACCAAATCTGATATGTACCTCCAAGAGAAAATTGTTAGATTACCTCCAGTGGCAGGTGCAAAGAAGAGAGATAGCAAACATAGACACTGGCAAAAAAGAAAGTCTAGAAAGAAGAATACACGGCTTAATGAAGAATATATGGACCAAAATATGTGTTTAGCAAGAGTTCCTCTACCTTCTAATTCTCTCCTCAAGCCAGCTTATTATTATTCCATACCTAACGTAGAGTTTCTCTTAAATACTTCCCTGGAGTCATTTTCGGAATACTGTGGAAGAACTCCAAGAGAGAATGCAATCTACTGCTTAGCCATAGCCAG TGAATTTAAAGAGAAGCGTTGGCTGCAACAATTGGACATTGCAAGAACCTTAGCTAGAAAAAGTATATGTAAACCTACATACTAA
- the COMMD2 gene encoding COMM domain-containing protein 2 isoform X1, with the protein MLLVLSEEHKEHLGFLPRVESSVVNEFGRIAIEFLRKGTNPKVYEGAARKLNVSSETIQHGVEGLTYLLTESSKLMISEIDFQDSILVLQFPEELNALLLQLYLDNRKEIRNILSELTPKFPSYHNLEWRLDVQLASRSLRQQIKPAVTLKLHLNENENQTTKILQTDPATLLHLIQQMEQALGEMKTNHCRRIVRNIK; encoded by the exons ATGTTGCTGGTGCTGTCGGAAGAGCACAAAGAACACCTGGGCTTCCTGCCCCGAGTAGAGAGTTCAG TTGTCAATGAATTTGGTCGTATTGCTATtgagttcttaagaaaaggcacaAACCCTAAAGTCTACGAAGGAGCAGCAA GAAAACTCAATGTTAGTAGTGAGACAATTCAGCATGGAGTTGAAGGATTAACATACCTTCTCACTGAGAGCTCAAAACTCATG ATATCTGAAATAGATTTTCAAGACTCAATACTTGTATTACAATTTCCTGAAGAATTGAATGCCTTATTACTTCAGCTCTATCTTGACAACAGAAAGGAAATTAGGAATATTCTGAGTGAATTAACACCAAAGTTTCCTAGTTATCATAATCTGGAGTGGAGACTAGATGTGCAG CTCGCCAGCAGAAGTCTGAGACAACAAATTAAGCCAGCTGTAACTTTGAAGCTACACCTTAATGAGAATGAAAATCAAACGACAAAAATACTACAAACTGATCCTGCCACATTGCTCCATCTAATTCAGCAAATGGAGCAAGCATTGGGGGAAATGAAAACAAATCATTGCAGACGAATAGTGCGCAACATCAAATAG
- the ANKUB1 gene encoding protein ANKUB1 isoform X4, with amino-acid sequence MARAERKDYFHVPLSEDKQGRRYLELIHAGAVLKDNWVLADVGITLSSSIKCVIKEEDKPVFYVYNPVTHQRLPIMGRISLLSSKISELKTLVTLKCGFPSSIYCLRTPEGREMFDCNTPNDYQLDIGTTLRLDVWNGWREFLTSCILGNKSKIQYYLSKEEPVFRYQRRVALYLAAFFGHLQVSIWLLKKGVNPIEAIGVHPYREWCQEDDHSDNMKCPVHAAAEAGQLMILKAFVNFSAVSLECQNSAGQTPLQLCIRHRHKDCVLYLVTKLWSVVSYPTFSLPIKIYIKLKLWLLKSQNNLYSVKKYNPAAVFKTRVGDVVFVNGFTKPEMTSRGFCSAMIKHASSKGCTLPDLNNRIQHEQSRYHFTKSDMYLQEKIVRLPPVAGAKKRDSKHRHWQKRKSRKKNTRLNEEYMDQNMCLARVPLPSNSLLKPAYYYSIPNVEFLLNTSLESFSEYCGRTPRENAIYCLAIASEFKEKRWLQQLDIARTLARKSICKPTY; translated from the exons GATTATTTTCATGTTCCGCTTTCTGAAGACAAACAAGGCAGGAGATACTTGGAGCTGATACATGCAGGAGCGGTGCTAAAGGACAACTGGGTGCTTGCTGATGTAGGCATTACACTTTCTTCCTCAATTAAATGTGTCATCAAG GAAGAAGACAAGCCAGTTTTCTATGTATATAATCCAGTCACTCATCAAAGATTGCCCATAATGGGAAGGATTTCTCTTCTTTCATCAAAGATTTCAGAGCTGAAAACTTTAGTGACCTTGAAATGTGGTTTTCCAAGTAGCATTTATTGTCTCAGGACTCCAGAGGGCAGAGAAATGTTTGACTGCAATACTCCCAACGATTATCAGTTAGATATAG GCACAACTCTTCGTTTGGATGTTTGGAATGGATGGAGAGAATTCTTGACCAGCTGTATCCTAGGAAACAAATCCAAGATCCAGTACTATCTGTCAAAGGAAGAACCAGTATTCAG ATATCAAAGGAGAGTAGCTCTTTACCTGGCAGCCTTTTTTGGACACCTTCAGGTTTCAATCTGGCTCTTGAAAAAGGGTGTGAATCCCATTGAAGCCATTGGTGTGCATCCTTATCGTGAATGGTGTCAGGAAGATGACCATTCTGACAACATGAAATGCCCCGTTCATGCAGCTGCAGAAGCAGGCCAGCTTATGATACTGAAAGCGTTTGTTAATTTCAGTGCAGTATCCCTTGAATGCCAAAATTCTGCAGGGCAAACTCCATTGCAGCTATGTATCCGGCACAGACATAAAGAttgtgtattgtatttagtcaccAAGTTGTGGTCGGTGGTTTCTTATCCGACATTCTCTCTGCCCATAAAAATCTATATTAAGTTAAAACTGTGGCTTCTTAAATCTCAAAATAACCTCTATTCGGTCAAGAAGTACAACCCTGCTGCAGTCTTCAAAACACGAGTTGGGGATGTTGTCTTTGTGAATGGTTTCACAAAACCAGAAATGACCTCTAGAGGTTTTTGCTCAGCTATGATCAAACATGCCAGCAGCAAAGGCTGCACACTGCCAGATTTAAATAATCGGATTCAACATGAGCAATCTCGGTACCATTTTACCAAATCTGATATGTACCTCCAAGAGAAAATTGTTAGATTACCTCCAGTGGCAGGTGCAAAGAAGAGAGATAGCAAACATAGACACTGGCAAAAAAGAAAGTCTAGAAAGAAGAATACACGGCTTAATGAAGAATATATGGACCAAAATATGTGTTTAGCAAGAGTTCCTCTACCTTCTAATTCTCTCCTCAAGCCAGCTTATTATTATTCCATACCTAACGTAGAGTTTCTCTTAAATACTTCCCTGGAGTCATTTTCGGAATACTGTGGAAGAACTCCAAGAGAGAATGCAATCTACTGCTTAGCCATAGCCAG TGAATTTAAAGAGAAGCGTTGGCTGCAACAATTGGACATTGCAAGAACCTTAGCTAGAAAAAGTATATGTAAACCTACATACTAA
- the COMMD2 gene encoding COMM domain-containing protein 2 isoform X2, with the protein MLVANNCPAPAFVVQLFIAIVNEFGRIAIEFLRKGTNPKVYEGAARKLNVSSETIQHGVEGLTYLLTESSKLMISEIDFQDSILVLQFPEELNALLLQLYLDNRKEIRNILSELTPKFPSYHNLEWRLDVQLASRSLRQQIKPAVTLKLHLNENENQTTKILQTDPATLLHLIQQMEQALGEMKTNHCRRIVRNIK; encoded by the exons ATGCTTGTAGCAAATAATTGTCCTGCCCCTGCTTTTGTAGTACAATTATTTATTGCAA TTGTCAATGAATTTGGTCGTATTGCTATtgagttcttaagaaaaggcacaAACCCTAAAGTCTACGAAGGAGCAGCAA GAAAACTCAATGTTAGTAGTGAGACAATTCAGCATGGAGTTGAAGGATTAACATACCTTCTCACTGAGAGCTCAAAACTCATG ATATCTGAAATAGATTTTCAAGACTCAATACTTGTATTACAATTTCCTGAAGAATTGAATGCCTTATTACTTCAGCTCTATCTTGACAACAGAAAGGAAATTAGGAATATTCTGAGTGAATTAACACCAAAGTTTCCTAGTTATCATAATCTGGAGTGGAGACTAGATGTGCAG CTCGCCAGCAGAAGTCTGAGACAACAAATTAAGCCAGCTGTAACTTTGAAGCTACACCTTAATGAGAATGAAAATCAAACGACAAAAATACTACAAACTGATCCTGCCACATTGCTCCATCTAATTCAGCAAATGGAGCAAGCATTGGGGGAAATGAAAACAAATCATTGCAGACGAATAGTGCGCAACATCAAATAG